The nucleotide sequence ACTTCATATCATTCAAAATCCCGCAAAAAATTTAAACCCTGAAGAAAAAATAGAAAAAGTTAGATATATCATACATCTAGAAGACATCTTGAGAAGAGAAAAATAAGAGGTGAGCCTATGGAGGACAAAAGATTTATTGAAGTTTCTTTTCCTGTAAAAGAGGTAAGTGAAGAGTCCGCAAGGGAGAAAAATATTCGGCATGGCCATATCTCCACTCTTCATATCTGGTGGTCAAGAAAACCACTAACATCTTCCAGGGCTACAAATTATTCCGCCTTGATTAAAGCTCCTAAGGATGTAGAGGAGTGGCAAAAAATAAAAAATTTTATTATTGAATTTTCTAAATGGGAAAACTCCCAAAGACAAGA is from Dictyoglomus sp. and encodes:
- a CDS encoding DUF1156 domain-containing protein — translated: MEDKRFIEVSFPVKEVSEESAREKNIRHGHISTLHIWWSRKPLTSSRATNYSALIKAPKDVEEWQKIKNFIIEFSKWENSQRQ